A single genomic interval of Bradyrhizobium sp. sBnM-33 harbors:
- a CDS encoding PEPxxWA-CTERM sorting domain-containing protein: MINSRGILAAAFVSIAAVSSSPAHATFVLQDPAITAPLLNFDAGCSNCNTTTGHVAGYPSILVTATSIGNTDFSNGVATVSTVNGRNPPLFTTLTFTFSDVSVFNAFSFQAQFDKKQTGDTTDITLTWYDQNNVSGIIPFLNVDTNGLTPSLGIHSLDGQTLSKIVIFDPEGFSQLKQFAFAGNVAPVPEPSTWAMMILGFAGVGYMTYRRRRQATALA, translated from the coding sequence ATGATTAATTCACGCGGAATATTGGCGGCCGCATTCGTATCGATTGCCGCTGTTTCATCAAGCCCGGCGCATGCTACGTTCGTCCTCCAGGACCCGGCCATCACCGCACCTCTTTTGAACTTTGACGCCGGGTGCAGCAATTGCAACACGACCACCGGGCACGTTGCTGGATATCCGTCGATCCTCGTCACCGCGACATCGATTGGCAATACTGATTTTTCAAACGGTGTGGCTACCGTCTCGACAGTGAACGGGCGCAACCCGCCGCTGTTTACTACGCTTACGTTCACATTTAGCGACGTATCGGTATTCAACGCCTTTTCTTTCCAGGCCCAGTTCGACAAAAAACAGACGGGCGACACCACTGACATTACGTTGACATGGTACGACCAAAATAACGTCAGTGGTATTATACCGTTCTTGAACGTGGACACAAATGGCCTAACACCTTCACTCGGAATTCATTCTCTCGATGGTCAGACGCTTTCAAAGATCGTCATTTTTGACCCCGAAGGCTTCAGCCAGTTGAAGCAGTTCGCTTTTGCAGGAAACGTGGCGCCGGTGCCGGAACCATCCACCTGGGCAATGATGATCCTAGGCTTCGCTGGAGTCGGGTACATGACCTATCGGCGGAGGCGCCAAGCGACCGCTCTGGCTTAA
- a CDS encoding porin: MRKFLLIVIAVALSSVAAVAEQPRPQRLDKAPASGKSLPLKRPSSANACAEYGAGFVRIEGTNTCMKIGGAVSVGVGVSGGSR, translated from the coding sequence ATGCGAAAATTCCTCCTGATAGTGATCGCCGTGGCGCTGTCTTCGGTTGCCGCGGTTGCGGAACAACCCCGTCCTCAGAGGCTCGACAAAGCCCCCGCGTCGGGCAAGTCGCTTCCGCTGAAGCGCCCAAGTTCGGCCAATGCATGCGCGGAATACGGCGCGGGCTTCGTCAGAATCGAAGGCACCAACACCTGCATGAAAATCGGCGGCGCGGTGAGCGTTGGAGTGGGGGTGTCCGGCGGCTCGCGTTGA
- a CDS encoding Zn-dependent hydrolase has protein sequence MADISSRVDGDRVLADLNALRAIGAYKTGVHKPTFSEPHLRSLAWLVQRLPQAGLAGEIDGIGNVLGISAKPGPKLLAGSHLESQNHAGWLDGPLGVVYALEAARLINPDPNINGAVEVASWCDEEGHFGHFLGSRSYVGGVTEADIDAARDRNNDRSMREALGDAGLAGRARAQCEQGRHIGYLEAHIEQGETLESSGLKIGIVTSIVGIWQYRITFTGEQNHAGTTRMAIRRDAGLALARFCVAIDDRFPAASGPRTVWTTGRITLDPGAPSIIPGAAEMLFQIRDDDPAVIARLEELLNSMAAEVNAQSRCTVAVERIRTGTPARMDASFQQAIEAASTAFADGKSLRMPSGAGHDAQILSTIMPAGMLFVPSIGGISHHWTENTADADIVTGAEVFVDACRRLLAQ, from the coding sequence ATGGCTGACATTTCCTCGCGCGTCGATGGCGACCGTGTCCTCGCCGATCTCAATGCGCTGCGCGCCATCGGCGCCTACAAGACCGGCGTTCACAAGCCGACCTTTTCTGAACCGCATCTGCGCTCGCTGGCGTGGCTGGTGCAGCGGCTTCCCCAGGCCGGCCTCGCGGGCGAGATCGACGGCATCGGCAATGTCCTCGGCATCAGCGCGAAGCCCGGGCCAAAACTGCTGGCGGGGTCGCATCTGGAAAGCCAGAACCATGCGGGCTGGCTTGATGGACCGCTCGGCGTGGTCTATGCGCTCGAAGCCGCCCGCCTCATCAATCCCGATCCGAATATAAACGGTGCCGTCGAAGTCGCTTCATGGTGCGACGAGGAAGGCCATTTCGGACACTTCCTTGGCAGCCGGTCCTATGTCGGTGGCGTCACCGAAGCCGATATCGATGCCGCGCGCGACCGCAACAATGACAGGAGCATGCGTGAGGCGTTAGGTGATGCAGGCCTGGCCGGCCGCGCCCGCGCGCAGTGCGAACAAGGGCGGCATATCGGTTATCTCGAAGCCCATATCGAACAGGGCGAGACACTCGAAAGCAGCGGTCTCAAGATCGGCATCGTCACGTCCATCGTCGGAATCTGGCAATACCGCATCACCTTCACGGGTGAACAAAATCACGCCGGCACCACGCGGATGGCCATTCGCAGGGACGCGGGCCTCGCACTCGCCAGGTTTTGCGTCGCTATCGACGATCGTTTTCCCGCCGCCAGCGGCCCGCGTACGGTGTGGACCACCGGCCGCATCACGCTCGACCCCGGCGCGCCCAGCATCATCCCGGGAGCGGCGGAAATGCTGTTCCAGATTCGCGACGACGATCCTGCCGTGATTGCGCGGCTGGAGGAGCTGCTCAACAGCATGGCCGCGGAGGTCAACGCCCAGAGCCGCTGCACTGTTGCGGTGGAGCGCATCCGCACCGGGACCCCCGCGCGGATGGATGCCTCGTTCCAGCAGGCCATCGAGGCTGCCAGCACAGCTTTTGCCGACGGCAAATCACTCCGCATGCCGAGCGGCGCCGGCCATGACGCCCAGATTCTCTCAACCATCATGCCGGCCGGCATGCTGTTCGTGCCCTCGATCGGCGGCATCTCCCATCACTGGACCGAGAACACCGCCGACGCCGACATCGTCACTGGCGCAGAGGTCTTTGTTGACGCCTGCCGGCGGCTGTTGGCGCAATGA
- a CDS encoding MFS transporter gives MVAETRPAYSIRDIPASVWVLGFVSMLMDISSEMIHALLPIYLVSVLGASMVTVGVIEGIAEATASITKIFSGALSDWLGKRKWLAAIGYGLAAFTKPVFPLAPTVGWLVAARFVDRIGKGIRGAPRDALVADLSPADLRGASFGLRQSLDTIGAFVGPLLAIALMWWTSDNFTAVFWVAVIPAFLALALIVLAVREPDRPHALRTVRNPISMAEIKNLGTAYWWVVAVAGVFTLARFSEAFLVLRAQNVGVPIALVPAVLVAMNIVYALAAYPAGVISDRMGRTAVLASGILVLVVADIALALLPSVGGVALGVILWGLHMGLTQGLLAALVADTAPAELRGTAYGFFNLLGGVAMLAASVIAGALWDIAGPQGTFLAGAGFALVALAGLLVVQGKIGQRTAA, from the coding sequence ATGGTTGCTGAAACCAGGCCGGCCTATTCGATCAGGGACATTCCGGCCAGCGTATGGGTACTGGGCTTCGTCTCAATGCTGATGGACATCTCGTCGGAGATGATCCACGCCCTGCTGCCGATCTACCTGGTCTCCGTGCTCGGCGCATCGATGGTGACGGTCGGCGTCATCGAAGGCATCGCCGAGGCGACCGCCTCCATCACAAAGATATTTTCCGGCGCGCTCTCGGACTGGCTCGGAAAACGCAAATGGTTAGCAGCCATCGGTTACGGTCTCGCGGCCTTCACCAAGCCGGTATTTCCGCTTGCGCCAACCGTCGGCTGGCTGGTGGCCGCGCGTTTCGTCGACCGGATCGGCAAGGGCATTCGCGGCGCCCCGCGTGATGCGCTGGTGGCCGATCTCTCGCCGGCCGATCTGCGCGGCGCGAGCTTCGGGCTGCGCCAATCGCTCGATACGATCGGCGCTTTCGTCGGTCCCCTGCTCGCCATCGCCCTGATGTGGTGGACATCGGACAACTTCACGGCGGTGTTCTGGGTTGCCGTAATTCCTGCCTTCCTGGCGCTGGCCCTGATCGTTCTCGCCGTGCGTGAGCCGGACCGGCCGCACGCGCTGCGCACCGTTCGTAATCCGATCAGCATGGCCGAGATCAAAAACCTCGGAACAGCCTATTGGTGGGTGGTAGCGGTCGCGGGCGTGTTCACGCTGGCGCGCTTCAGCGAGGCCTTCCTCGTTCTGCGTGCCCAGAATGTCGGAGTGCCGATCGCGCTCGTGCCAGCCGTGCTGGTGGCCATGAATATCGTCTATGCCCTCGCGGCCTACCCTGCTGGTGTCATCTCGGATCGCATGGGCCGCACGGCCGTGCTGGCGAGCGGCATACTGGTGCTGGTTGTGGCCGACATCGCATTGGCGTTGCTGCCGTCGGTGGGCGGTGTTGCGCTTGGTGTCATTCTCTGGGGCCTGCACATGGGACTGACGCAGGGACTGCTGGCCGCGCTTGTTGCGGATACCGCGCCGGCCGAGTTGCGTGGCACGGCTTACGGATTCTTCAACCTGCTCGGCGGCGTAGCGATGCTCGCGGCCAGCGTCATTGCCGGCGCACTCTGGGACATCGCAGGGCCGCAGGGCACGTTCCTGGCAGGCGCCGGCTTCGCGCTGGTCGCGCTGGCGGGATTGCTGGTGGTACAGGGCAAGATCGGCCAACGGACAGCGGCCTGA
- a CDS encoding PilZ domain-containing protein produces the protein MALLSSKKRDARKSLSQPGWITLEGGFAARQCVVQDLSTTGAKVTIDDPNTLPAKLRLAFSRDARTGRRCEVVWRRGKSVGIKFIR, from the coding sequence ATGGCTTTGCTATCAAGCAAGAAGCGCGACGCGCGCAAATCATTGAGTCAGCCGGGGTGGATCACGCTCGAAGGCGGTTTTGCCGCCCGCCAATGCGTGGTGCAGGATCTGTCCACGACGGGGGCGAAGGTCACGATCGACGATCCCAACACGCTGCCGGCGAAATTGCGTTTGGCGTTTTCGCGCGACGCCAGGACCGGGCGCCGCTGCGAAGTGGTGTGGCGCCGCGGCAAATCGGTCGGCATCAAGTTCATCCGCTAA